CGACCTGGTCGTTGGCGCCGACACCATCGTTATCCTTGGCAAGGAGGTCATGGGTAAGCCGACTGACCTCGACGATGCCCGACGTATGCTGCAAACTCTCTCCGGGCAAACCCATCTGGTGAAAACCGCCGTTGCCCTGGTCTCCCTCGCTCCGGAACACCGCTCCGGCTTTGTCGAAACCACCGAAGTCACCTTCCATCACTTGGAACAAGATGATATCGAGCGCTATCTCACCATCGACCCGCCCCTGGATAAAGCCGGTGCTTACGGCATCCAGGACTGGAGTGGGGTGTTCGTGCAAAAAGTGGTCGGTTGCTACCATAATGTGGTGGGTTTCCCCCTGGCGCGGTTCCACAAACACTTACGGGACAGGGGTTTGTGGCCGCAACTCCTGATGATAAAGCACTTGTAACCATTATTGGGGTTGACGTAAAATAAACTTTATGGATCAGGCAGAAACCTTTTACCACGAGCTTAAACAACTTCGCATCGCTCAGGGCATCAGCCTGGAGGACATCTCTGTTAAGACCAGGATCAACATCCGTTTCCTGGAAGCGCTGGAACAGGGCCAGTTCGATGTGTTGCCCAAAACCTATGTGCGCCTGTTCCTGCGGAGCTATTGCCAGGGGATTGGCGTAAACGAAGAGGAAGCCCTCAAGCAGCTCGAAGACTACCTGGGCGAGCAAGACGAGCGGTATTCCACTGCCTTAGAGGACCTGAGCGCCGCGACTACAAGTTCGCCTCGTCCAGAAAGCACCCTGGATGTGGAAGTTCGGGGCCCGGCCAGGTTGCGCCGCGATCTGATCGCCGGCACGGCCATTTTCCTCTTCCTGATACTAATCACTTTCTTCGCCAGACGCATCTACCAGGGGCAAACCCCAGCGGAAATCCCCTCCACCTCCACTACTGCGAAGGATCTTACCGACCAACCGATCCAAACCACTGAACCGCCCCAGCCAAGTGCTCCCCTACTCAATGCTACGAAATCCACTCCTACCGCAGAGACCCCTCATCCAGCGACCACACCACCTCCACCGAGAAGGTCAACCCCGGTGGTACCCGAGGAATCAGCGGTGGAACTACCCGATGATCTCTTCGCTGAGGATCGGATTGTCGCCCACCACATGCAGCGCATCCGCCTGACTCCGCCTGTACGACTCACCCTTAGGGCCCGGGATAACGTGGTTATCCAGCCGATGATTAAAGGCCAGCGTGAGCCTACACTTAACCTTACCGTCGCCGATGCCCGCATGTGGACTGTCCAGGAAGATCTGATCCTGCGTACCAACGCCATCGAGAACCTCCGCGGCGACCTGAACGGAATCCCTATCGAGCTGGGCCAAGCCAGTGGAATCGGGATATTGAGGGTTACCCCCACCGGCGAATACGAAGTCTACGCCTACGCCGACACCACCCGATAGCCCCCGGTAGCAGGGTAACATCCATTCACCTTTCCCAACCCTCTATCAAGGCGGGTTGCCGAAAATCTCTCCTGCTAAAAGCCAAACCTACCCTGCAGTTCTCCTGAATAGACCTTAGCCTGACAAATTGGCCGATCACTCATCCGGGCATAGAAAGACGCCCATGCCGATATACAACACCAACACCTGGCACCGATTACCCCCACTTTTTGTGCATTAAAGAGAATAGCCCACAATATATACTACACCTTGAAAATAGTGTTCCCCCATTCTCCCATTTCTCTTGACATTGGCGGGTAAAAACTAATACGTTTGTGGGTAAAAGTGGGTAGATTTCCCATAAATTATTGACCGCTAGTGAGCGTTGTCGGCTTATTAACGGATAACAATACCGTGACATAACACTCAGGCTTGTG
This window of the Candidatus Neomarinimicrobiota bacterium genome carries:
- a CDS encoding nucleoside triphosphate pyrophosphatase, whose amino-acid sequence is DLVVGADTIVILGKEVMGKPTDLDDARRMLQTLSGQTHLVKTAVALVSLAPEHRSGFVETTEVTFHHLEQDDIERYLTIDPPLDKAGAYGIQDWSGVFVQKVVGCYHNVVGFPLARFHKHLRDRGLWPQLLMIKHL
- a CDS encoding helix-turn-helix domain-containing protein, encoding MDQAETFYHELKQLRIAQGISLEDISVKTRINIRFLEALEQGQFDVLPKTYVRLFLRSYCQGIGVNEEEALKQLEDYLGEQDERYSTALEDLSAATTSSPRPESTLDVEVRGPARLRRDLIAGTAIFLFLILITFFARRIYQGQTPAEIPSTSTTAKDLTDQPIQTTEPPQPSAPLLNATKSTPTAETPHPATTPPPPRRSTPVVPEESAVELPDDLFAEDRIVAHHMQRIRLTPPVRLTLRARDNVVIQPMIKGQREPTLNLTVADARMWTVQEDLILRTNAIENLRGDLNGIPIELGQASGIGILRVTPTGEYEVYAYADTTR